The following are encoded together in the Janthinobacterium sp. Marseille genome:
- a CDS encoding WYL domain-containing protein, which yields MSSDQLSAMTQSQRDRLAFLELRLRFVGEFRRQDLVERFGIQAAAATRDIGQYKELGPRNLDYDTKRKVYVRADWFRPVFDFAASRVLTWLSQGFGDGEPMRVRQLVGCEGSELSINLDLEMLSVLTRAIHKKTAVEISYRALSSGLTTREIVPFALADNGQRWHVRAFDRRSGDFRDFVLTRIADARSVTGAVQEHETSDQDIQWNRIAEIELVPHPANVQHPDTIEAEYSMENGALRMRVRAAMAGYLMRRWNVDCTEDHSLKGAEYHLWLRNRQALYGVTNLVLAPGYEA from the coding sequence ATGTCCAGCGACCAACTTTCAGCAATGACCCAATCGCAACGCGACCGCCTCGCGTTCCTTGAGTTGCGCCTGCGTTTTGTCGGGGAATTTCGCCGTCAGGACTTGGTGGAACGGTTTGGCATCCAAGCAGCGGCGGCAACTCGCGACATCGGCCAGTACAAAGAACTAGGCCCTCGCAATCTTGACTACGACACCAAGCGCAAGGTCTATGTGCGCGCAGATTGGTTCCGCCCGGTGTTCGACTTTGCAGCGAGTCGCGTCCTTACGTGGCTGTCGCAGGGCTTTGGTGATGGCGAGCCGATGCGTGTCCGCCAATTGGTAGGGTGTGAAGGTTCTGAGCTGTCGATCAATCTGGATCTCGAAATGTTGTCGGTGCTGACTCGCGCCATCCACAAGAAAACAGCTGTCGAGATTTCTTATCGCGCGCTGTCCAGCGGATTGACCACCCGGGAGATCGTCCCCTTCGCCTTGGCCGACAACGGCCAGCGCTGGCACGTTCGTGCATTTGACCGTCGCAGCGGTGACTTCCGCGATTTCGTGTTGACTCGAATTGCTGACGCCAGATCGGTCACCGGGGCCGTGCAAGAGCACGAGACATCCGATCAAGACATTCAGTGGAACCGGATCGCGGAGATTGAACTGGTTCCTCACCCCGCCAACGTGCAGCACCCCGACACCATCGAAGCCGAATACAGCATGGAAAACGGCGCGCTGCGGATGCGTGTGCGTGCGGCAATGGCCGGATACCTGATGCGTCGCTGGAACGTGGACTGCACCGAAGATCACAGTCTCAAGGGGGCCGAATATCACCTCTGGCTGCGCAATCGCCAAGCACTTTATGGCGTGACCAACCTCGTGCTTGCACCGGGATACGAGGCATAG